In Deltaproteobacteria bacterium, one DNA window encodes the following:
- the secD gene encoding protein translocase subunit SecD, translated as MKSIFWRVVLVASFTVLAVILFLPSTPLKGSLPKFWADNVPKIVLGLDLQGGMHLVLKVEREKAVESYLDRVASTVDNELKDKKVAVSGVTRNGNSLVVAYTGGEAESAIKEFMKDTYVEFKWVEPEKPAKPVDPSASAVPLVFALTEEAITNRMENAHQQAIEVIRNRIDQFGVAEPLVTKHGNDEILVQLPGIKDAQRAKDLIGKTAMLEFRLVDETRDPREAERVGAPYGSVVVYEKSFDAGSRQVTKTPYLVRKETLLTGESVADARVAFDQLNDAYVGITFDAGGAKTFERITERNVGKRLAIMLDGNVYSAPVIKEAIAGGNASISGGFTVETASDLALVLRAGSLPAPVTYLQTVTVGPSLGKDSIEAGIKAMVVGALLVLIFMVIYYKISGIIADFAVLLNVVMLLGAMAAMNATLTLPGIAGIILTVGMGVDSNVLIFERIREELRAGRTPRSAINAGYDRAWWTVVDSHVTTLITGMILFQFGSGPIKGFAVSLCLGILINLFTALVGTKFIFDLQAEKLKIDKVSI; from the coding sequence ATGAAGAGCATCTTCTGGAGGGTGGTACTGGTAGCGTCCTTTACCGTCCTCGCCGTGATACTGTTTTTGCCCTCAACGCCTTTGAAAGGCAGTCTGCCGAAATTCTGGGCCGATAATGTGCCCAAGATAGTGCTCGGGCTGGATTTGCAGGGCGGCATGCATCTTGTTTTGAAGGTCGAGAGGGAAAAGGCCGTTGAGAGCTATCTCGACCGCGTTGCCTCTACCGTTGACAACGAGTTGAAGGACAAGAAGGTGGCGGTATCAGGGGTTACGAGGAATGGAAATTCTCTGGTCGTTGCTTATACGGGCGGTGAGGCCGAAAGCGCGATTAAGGAATTCATGAAGGATACTTATGTCGAGTTTAAGTGGGTAGAGCCTGAAAAGCCAGCAAAGCCCGTCGACCCTTCCGCCTCGGCTGTGCCGTTGGTATTTGCTTTGACAGAGGAAGCGATAACTAATCGCATGGAGAACGCGCACCAGCAGGCAATCGAGGTCATCAGGAACAGGATAGACCAGTTCGGCGTTGCAGAGCCGCTTGTTACAAAGCACGGCAATGATGAAATCCTTGTGCAGCTTCCGGGCATCAAAGATGCACAGAGGGCCAAGGACCTTATAGGCAAGACAGCGATGCTAGAGTTTCGCCTTGTAGACGAGACGCGCGACCCAAGAGAGGCCGAGAGAGTAGGCGCTCCGTATGGTTCGGTGGTTGTTTACGAAAAGAGCTTTGATGCAGGAAGCCGTCAGGTGACAAAGACCCCGTACCTTGTAAGAAAGGAAACGCTTCTTACAGGAGAGTCGGTTGCGGACGCAAGGGTGGCATTTGACCAGCTAAACGATGCCTATGTGGGCATTACCTTTGACGCGGGCGGGGCAAAGACCTTTGAGCGCATAACAGAGAGAAATGTCGGTAAAAGGCTCGCCATAATGCTTGACGGCAATGTGTACTCAGCGCCCGTTATAAAGGAAGCAATAGCAGGCGGCAACGCCAGCATCTCCGGCGGGTTTACCGTTGAGACAGCCTCCGACCTGGCGCTTGTGCTTAGGGCAGGCTCGCTTCCCGCGCCTGTTACGTACCTTCAGACCGTAACCGTTGGCCCGAGCCTTGGTAAAGATTCGATAGAGGCAGGCATAAAGGCCATGGTAGTCGGCGCGCTACTCGTGCTGATATTCATGGTAATCTACTATAAGATTTCGGGCATCATAGCGGACTTTGCCGTTCTCTTGAACGTCGTGATGCTGCTTGGCGCCATGGCGGCCATGAACGCCACACTTACGCTCCCCGGCATAGCCGGAATCATACTCACAGTCGGCATGGGCGTTGACTCGAACGTCCTTATCTTCGAGAGAATAAGGGAGGAACTTAGGGCAGGAAGAACGCCGAGGTCGGCCATCAACGCCGGCTACGACAGGGCGTGGTGGACGGTCGTTGACTCGCACGTTACGACACTCATAACCGGCATGATACTTTTCCAGTTCGGAAGCGGCCCGATAAAGGGCTTTGCCGTGTCGCTTTGTCTGGGTATTCTTATAAACCTCTTTACCGCACTCGTGGGCACTAAGTTCATATTCGATTTGCAGGCAGAGAAGCTTAAGATCGACAAGGTAAGCATCTAG
- the yajC gene encoding preprotein translocase subunit YajC: protein MIQKNKVTEVVMVLYTLFAATEAFADGAAPAAQASPTGGIVAMLPMIIAFVAIFYFLIYRPQSKQAKQHQKMLGELLKGDTVITRGGVYGRIWAIEDDVITLEVSHNVKMKVAKAAVQMLIDKDKAPVI, encoded by the coding sequence GATGGTTCTTTATACGCTTTTTGCTGCAACAGAGGCTTTTGCCGACGGGGCTGCGCCGGCTGCTCAGGCAAGTCCGACCGGTGGTATCGTTGCGATGCTGCCCATGATAATAGCCTTTGTGGCGATATTTTATTTTCTTATCTACAGGCCGCAAAGCAAGCAGGCCAAGCAGCACCAGAAAATGCTCGGAGAGCTCTTAAAGGGCGATACCGTTATCACCAGGGGCGGTGTGTACGGACGCATCTGGGCAATAGAGGACGATGTTATAACCCTCGAGGTCTCGCATAACGTGAAGATGAAGGTCGCGAAGGCAGCGGTGCAGATGTTGATAGACAAGGATAAGGCCCCGGTAATATAA